aaatcagtatctAGGACAAATCGGATGATTCTTTGGACTTATTTTTATAGAAGggttctttctgttttctggtcCAGTATTGGATACATACGTGAATACTTGCAATACAACTTAAAGTGTAAAGCAAATTGTACCCAAAACACCCATGACCTGTCTAACCCCCACAAAGAGAATGTTAGCAATAACTTGAATTTACCTCTGTGCTTTTGCTCATTATTTTCCCCACTTTTATCACCAAACAAAATAGGCACTgcctaatgtatttttaaagtttctttctaTGAAAATGTCTCTTAAAGACTCCTGTGTTCACTTAAATGATGCCTAATTTGGTTCTATCTCCTGAGCTTTACGAAATGGTATCACATGTGAACCTTCTGAGACCTGTTCCTGGAATTCAACCAAGGCCAGCACACATCAATCATTTATCTGCAGCATCATCTAAACCTATCTTAATAAATATACTTATTATTTTACCAGGGACATGTGTTGATTTGGGGGTTCTGTTATTAAGAGGAGGGGGGTACATCTGGCACACAGCTGGGAAAAAGCTGCACCCCGTGTTGGAGTGGCTGGGTTCTGGCCCTGCCTCCCCTGTggatcagtttcctgctaacattcAACCTAGGAAGCCAGGGTGATTGCTtaagtactggggttcctgctgcccacttcagacctgggacacctggactgagttcctggctcccagacatttgggaagagaatcagcagatgggagctgacTCACACATAGGTAAGATAAAGGTACCCCCTCCCCGTGTATCGCGGCCTGCCCAACATTCTCAGTTGTATCACATTGTTGGATCACTGGATACGAAAATGTCGAATTTTTAGGGTACTTGAAAAAAAGTCacggaaaatggtattaaaaagcTTGATCTGGTGCAAAAAGTTAAGTCCATGCATACAAAGGAGTCCTCAAAAAATCCgcggagggggccagcgctgtggcgctgcGAGTAGAGGCCTGAGTGCCGGCATCCTGGGACAGCAGCGCAGGATGGCCAGTTCTTGGTCCTGCTCCCACGTGgagcctggaaggagctcctggctcggatcggcgcagctccgaccgttatggccacttggggactgaactctgtctctgcccccgattttctgtaactgcctttcaaataagtcttcttaacagatttacttatttcagagttacacatagagaggaaaaGCGGAGTCTCCCACCCGCGGATCTCGCTCCCcagtggagcctggagcctctcccgggtctcccacgcggctgcaggatccaaggactcgggccatcctctacggctccccaggccacagcagcgcgggacgggaagtggagcagccgggactcgaaccggcaccgcagcggcggcctcacctgctacgtcacagcgccggcccgaacAAGTTTTAAGAATCCGTGGAAAGCGCACCTTAGAAAAACACGCACAACTCCCAGATGTCCGCACCTACACAGCCCCTCACTTTCCTTTCCACAGCGGCGTCCTCCGACGCCGACTCCTGAGGAGCCGCGGACAGGCGCGCCCATCGCAGGCCGAGCCGGGCCGGCGGCGGCCTCAGCGCGGGCGGCGGGAGCCGCCGGAGCCGCCGCTCCACCTCCGCTCTTCTCGTCAAGTGTCCCCCAGGCAGACAGGAAGTGCAAGTGACGCAGCGGACCTTACCGGGAAGAGGCTAACGCCGTCGGCAGCCGCGGCTCCGAGCCGCGCTGAGGGGAACGGGCGCCACCTCAGACACCGCGCGGCGTTCAAACTGCGCGCGCAGCGCCGCGATTGGCTACCCTCGAGCCTCCCGATTGGCGGGTGGGCGGGTCCCTGTGATTGACTTGCCCACCGGCCACTCAGATTCTGAACAGAAGGCAGCGCCGACAGCACCGCCCAGGAGGAAAGGCCCGTGGGGCAGAACCTGCGGCATTCAGAACACTGGGAACACCCTAGAGTGCGGACAGTGTCAGTTCTCTCGCGAAACCGTGGGTGGCTCTGAAAAGAGCCTTTGGGTCCGCAGGAATCCGTGATGAGCCTACTTGGAGCTGGTGTACTTGGTGACGGCCTTGGTGCCCTCGGACACGGCGTGCTTGGCCAGCTCGCCGGGCAGCAGCAGGCGCACGGCCGTCTGGATCTCGCGCGACGTGATGGTCGAGCGCTTGTTGTAGTGCGCCAGGCGCGACGCCTCGCCGGCGATGCGCTCGAAGATGTCGTTGACGAACGAGTTCATGATGCCCATGGCCTTGGACGAGATGCCGGTGTCGGGGTGCACCTGCTTGAGCACCTTGTACACGTACACCGAGTAGCTCTCCTTGCGGCTGCGCTTGCGCTTCTTGCCGTCCTTCTTCTGCGCCTTGGTCACGGCCTTCTTGGAGCCCTTCTTCGGGGCCGGCGCCGACTTTGCGGGCTCGGGCATGATGGAAACCCCTGAGTCTTCTAGCGCGAAGAAACGGAGTGTGGGCTAACGCACGCACCCTGGCTATTTGTTTGGTGCGAATGCAAATGAGGCGTAGCAGCGATTCGGATTTTCACTGGCTCACTCAGTGTCTTTCTCTCTGATAGGCTAGTTTTGATCCTGAGCTCTCATTGGTTCCCTTTGCGTCTCCCGCCTCCGGGACGATGGCCTTTGAACTCGCTGCGCTTTATGGAAATTAGAAGCGGGCTTGGCTTTACTGCTGCTTTCTGATTGGCTGCAGTTTGTATCCGGCCACCGGCATAGGCTACTTCAGGAAACCACGGCAGGCTATAATTAGCTGCTTGCGCCTCCACTTGATCACGTTGCTAAGGCTCGATTTCACATCTCAGCATGTCTGGACGCGGCAAGCAGGGCGGCAAGGCGCGCGCCAAGGCCAAGACGCGCTCGTCGCGGGCCGGGCTGCAGTTCCCCGTGGGCCGCGTGCACCGGCTGCTGCGCAAGGGCAACTACGCGGAGCGCGTGGGCGCCGGCGCGCCCGTGTACCTGGCGGCCGTGCTCGAGTACCTGACGGCCGAGATCCTGGAGCTGGCGGGCAACGCGGCGCGCGACAACAAGAAGACGCGCATCATCCCGCGCCACCTGCAGCTGGCCATCCGCAACGACGAGGAGCTCAACAAGCTGCTGGGCAAGGTCACCATCGCGCAGGGCGGCGTGCTGCCCAACATCCAGGCCGTGCTGCTGCCCAAGAAGACCGAGAGCCACCACAAGGCCAAGGGCAAGTGAGCAAGCGCGGCCGGCCTGCGCCTGCACCAAAGGCTCTTTTCAGAGCCACCACGGCGTCCACGGGAGGACTGAGCACTGTTGAGTACTTGAAGATAAAGCACGGAGACCCACAGTGCTGGGTGTTGCAGACAGGAGAACTGGCTGTTGTCCCCTGCTCACTCCCCACGGCCACGACGGCCGTAGCTGAGCCGATGCAATGACAgggttcttctggtctcccacgtgggtgcaggggccaagcacttggtcagcttcccctgctttcccaggcgcgttcgCAGGGGCCTGAGTTACGCACAGCACCCCGGACTGAGCCAGCACTCGATGTTGAATGCTGGTGTGTGCAGTCtaggcctgctgtgccacaaggccggccctTGCTCCACACTTGTAGGATAAAGGACTTAATCTGATGACATCTGAAATGACCTAATCTGGTAAATAAGTAACAGTTGCTATTTAAATGGAGATCAAAACTAGACATTTTGCCACAGTGATTTAAGCTGGTAATTGCAACTAAAGCCTTTAGAACCTCTAAAGTGGCAGATTTAAGAAAGTGTTTAAACATTCCAGCGTTCTTCGAACTAGTTTCTCTGCACAGATATTGGACAAATATAAAAGTGCCTAATACTGAAATCccttgctaattttttaaaaaatttatttacttatttgaaagggacaaactgttccatttgctggttcattccccaaatggacgcaacggccagagccgggctgatcagaagccaggagccaggatcttctgggtctcccacgtgagtccagggccccaagcatttgggccaccttctactgcttttctagtcaatcagcaggaagccgcatcggaagtggagcagctaggactggaactggcacccatatgggatgccagtgccaccaGTGCCCCCATATTCATTATCTTATCCCCTAACTGACAAAGTCCCTCAAGGGAGTggagatgggatttttttttttccttatttttctttctctcggGTTTTGTTTCATAACTTTTATATCTTCCAGACTTTTCTATATATGCTTGCTGTTTTGATTGTATAAAAATCTCAGTTTTGGgacgggcattgtggcatagcaggtgaagccgatgcctgcaatgccagcatcccatatgaactctggtttgattcctggctgctccactcctgctccagctctctgctatggcctgggaaggcagtggaagatggcccaagtcctggtctcccacatgggaagaaactcctttggacaggcacagctctggccattgtggccatctggggagtgaaccagtggatggaagacatttctctctgcctctgcctctctgtaattctttcaaataaataaataaataaataaataaatctttttttttttaatcaggcaaACCTTTATCTTTCACAATATTATCATTGACACTAACTGAGAATGAAGTaattttttgttagtcttggtttatttttaattgatttgaaagccagattgacagagagaggaggggggagtgatccagcactCCTCCAgtgaccacaaaagccaggtctggccaGTCTGAAGCCCAGAGCAGGAAATcagattggaaacggagcagccagggtgttggtgtcacaagtggcaagTTAACCTGGCCACAGAATAAATGTT
The sequence above is drawn from the Lepus europaeus isolate LE1 chromosome 3, mLepTim1.pri, whole genome shotgun sequence genome and encodes:
- the LOC133756711 gene encoding histone H2A type 1, translating into MSGRGKQGGKARAKAKTRSSRAGLQFPVGRVHRLLRKGNYAERVGAGAPVYLAAVLEYLTAEILELAGNAARDNKKTRIIPRHLQLAIRNDEELNKLLGKVTIAQGGVLPNIQAVLLPKKTESHHKAKGK
- the LOC133756710 gene encoding histone H2B type 1-C/E/F/G/I, which codes for MPEPAKSAPAPKKGSKKAVTKAQKKDGKKRKRSRKESYSVYVYKVLKQVHPDTGISSKAMGIMNSFVNDIFERIAGEASRLAHYNKRSTITSREIQTAVRLLLPGELAKHAVSEGTKAVTKYTSSK